From a single Candidatus Zixiibacteriota bacterium genomic region:
- a CDS encoding two-CW domain-containing protein, which translates to MEFSKNCWQLMNCGREPGGENADQLGICPVSTSKIHDGINHGTNAGRVCWAVTGTLCGGKVQGSFAVKFGNCLKCPVFKQVTVEEERSFVLLPPDNHCQTK; encoded by the coding sequence ATGGAATTCAGCAAGAACTGTTGGCAGTTGATGAACTGTGGCCGCGAGCCGGGCGGCGAAAATGCCGACCAGCTGGGGATTTGTCCGGTCTCAACCAGCAAGATTCACGACGGTATCAACCATGGCACTAACGCCGGTCGCGTCTGCTGGGCAGTCACCGGAACTCTCTGCGGCGGCAAGGTACAGGGAAGTTTCGCGGTCAAGTTCGGCAATTGCCTCAAATGCCCGGTCTTCAAACAGGTGACAGTAGAGGAAGAGCGAAGCTTCGTCCTCCTTCCACCCGATAACCACTGCCAAACCAAGTAA
- the uvrA gene encoding excinuclease ABC subunit UvrA, giving the protein MANNHDRYRENKEFLWVKGAREHNLKNIDVKIPRETLTVITGLSGSGKSSLAFDTIYAEGQRRYVESLSAYARQFLGLMEKPDVDFIEGLSPAISIEQRSTAKNPRSTVGTVTEIYDYLRLLFARAGVPHCVKCGQPITQQTVEQIVDSVLSFEEGARLMVLAPLVRGKKGEHREIIEEARREGFVRLRINGEVVESDSDIKLEKNKKHTIEAVIDRLVVKASSKRRLADSVETAVKMAQGTVLINIKNQDLLYSQQFACLNCNISYEEPTPRLFSFNSPFGACKVCDGLGQKMEIDPKLVIPNPNLSINDGAIQPWGGADMSNWYRYMLKGLASHYKFKFSTPFNQLPEKTRQIILYGSGREEVQFEYEHLSGKGRGSGVYRSRFEGVIPHLARRYRQTDSNDIRQWIENYMTVTNCPSCKGARLRPEALAVIIDRETIDSICDMPIKRARKFFDEVSLTKRQQLIARQILKEIRERLGFLCDVGLDYLTLSRAAATLSGGEAQRIRLATQIGSRLVGVLYILDEPSIGLHQRDNQKLLNTLIELRDIGNTVLVVEHDRETIESADYVIDLGPGAGIHGGEVVASGTPEEIRKTRRSITGQYLAGARQIDTPKRRRDGNGDKIQLLGASGNNLKNVEVEFPLGVFIAVTGVSGSGKSTLVNETLYRICARHFYNSREPALPYERIEGLELIDKVIDIDQSPIGRTPRSNPATYTGLFTLIRDLFATLPEAKARGYQPGRFSFNVRGGRCEACEGDGIIKIEMHFLPDVYIPCEVCKGKRYNRETLEVTYKGKSIADVLDMTVDESLSFFEHIPRLKKKLFTLANVGLGYIHLGQQATTLSGGEAQRVKLAAELSKLATGKTLYILDEPTTGLHFEDIRMLLGVLNELVSRGNTVLVIEHNLDVIKTADWVIDIGPEGGDDGGRIIATGTPEQVAKTKGSYTGEHLRKVLQG; this is encoded by the coding sequence ATGGCCAACAACCACGATCGCTATAGAGAAAACAAAGAGTTCCTGTGGGTCAAAGGGGCCCGCGAACATAACCTGAAGAATATCGATGTCAAAATCCCCCGCGAGACCCTGACGGTCATCACCGGCCTGTCCGGCTCCGGCAAGAGTTCCCTGGCGTTCGACACCATTTATGCCGAGGGTCAGCGCCGCTACGTGGAATCCCTCTCCGCCTACGCCCGCCAGTTCCTGGGGTTGATGGAGAAGCCCGATGTCGATTTTATCGAGGGGCTGTCGCCGGCCATCTCAATCGAACAGCGCTCGACTGCCAAAAACCCGAGATCGACTGTCGGCACGGTCACCGAAATTTACGATTACCTCCGGCTGCTCTTTGCCCGTGCCGGTGTGCCGCACTGTGTCAAATGCGGCCAGCCGATCACCCAGCAGACGGTCGAGCAGATTGTCGATTCGGTGCTGTCGTTCGAAGAAGGGGCTCGCCTCATGGTGCTTGCGCCGCTCGTGCGCGGCAAGAAGGGGGAACATCGGGAGATTATCGAAGAAGCCCGCCGCGAGGGATTCGTGCGACTCCGCATCAATGGCGAGGTGGTGGAGTCGGACTCCGATATCAAGCTCGAAAAGAACAAGAAGCACACGATTGAGGCGGTGATCGACCGGCTGGTGGTGAAAGCGAGCTCCAAACGCCGCCTAGCCGATTCCGTGGAAACTGCCGTGAAGATGGCTCAGGGAACCGTGCTGATTAACATCAAGAACCAGGACCTGCTCTATTCGCAGCAGTTTGCCTGTCTCAACTGCAACATCAGCTACGAGGAACCCACACCGCGCCTCTTTTCATTCAACTCGCCGTTTGGCGCGTGCAAAGTGTGCGACGGTCTGGGTCAGAAGATGGAGATCGATCCCAAACTGGTGATTCCGAATCCGAATCTCTCCATCAACGACGGCGCCATCCAACCCTGGGGCGGTGCCGACATGTCCAATTGGTACCGCTACATGCTGAAGGGGTTGGCCAGCCACTACAAGTTCAAGTTTTCGACGCCGTTCAATCAGTTGCCGGAGAAAACCCGCCAGATAATTCTGTACGGTTCCGGCCGTGAGGAAGTACAGTTTGAATACGAGCATCTCTCCGGCAAAGGGCGTGGCTCGGGCGTGTATCGCTCCCGCTTTGAAGGGGTGATCCCGCATCTGGCGCGACGGTACCGCCAGACCGATTCCAATGATATCCGCCAGTGGATCGAAAACTACATGACGGTCACCAACTGCCCCTCGTGCAAAGGGGCGCGACTCCGACCCGAAGCGCTGGCGGTGATAATCGACCGCGAGACAATCGACAGCATCTGCGACATGCCAATCAAGCGGGCGCGGAAGTTCTTTGACGAAGTCAGTCTTACCAAACGCCAGCAGTTGATCGCACGGCAGATTCTCAAGGAAATTCGGGAACGGCTTGGATTCCTTTGTGATGTCGGCCTAGACTATCTCACGCTCAGCCGAGCGGCCGCCACTCTTTCGGGTGGCGAGGCCCAGAGAATCCGCCTGGCCACTCAAATTGGCTCCCGATTGGTCGGCGTGCTGTACATTCTCGATGAACCCTCTATCGGCCTGCATCAACGCGACAACCAGAAGCTGCTGAACACCCTGATCGAGTTGCGCGATATCGGCAACACCGTGCTTGTGGTAGAACATGACCGCGAGACGATTGAAAGCGCCGACTATGTTATAGATCTCGGCCCCGGCGCTGGTATCCACGGCGGTGAAGTAGTCGCTTCCGGAACGCCCGAGGAGATCCGAAAAACCAGGCGCTCCATTACCGGTCAGTACTTGGCCGGAGCCCGACAGATCGACACGCCAAAACGACGACGTGACGGGAACGGCGACAAGATCCAGTTGCTGGGTGCCTCCGGCAATAACCTGAAGAACGTCGAGGTAGAGTTTCCGCTGGGCGTGTTCATCGCCGTGACCGGCGTCTCCGGTTCCGGGAAATCGACTTTGGTCAATGAGACACTTTATCGTATCTGCGCGCGCCATTTCTACAACAGCCGCGAACCGGCACTGCCGTATGAGCGGATCGAGGGACTGGAACTGATTGACAAGGTGATTGATATCGATCAATCGCCAATCGGCCGTACGCCGCGGTCTAATCCGGCCACCTACACCGGCCTGTTCACGCTGATACGGGATTTATTCGCCACGCTGCCGGAGGCCAAAGCGCGCGGGTATCAGCCGGGTCGGTTCTCGTTTAATGTCCGGGGTGGGCGCTGTGAAGCATGCGAGGGGGACGGTATCATCAAGATCGAGATGCATTTCCTCCCGGACGTCTATATCCCGTGCGAGGTCTGCAAGGGAAAACGGTACAATCGCGAGACGCTTGAAGTTACCTACAAGGGGAAATCGATAGCCGATGTGCTCGATATGACGGTCGACGAATCGCTCAGTTTCTTCGAGCATATCCCGCGCCTTAAGAAGAAACTCTTCACCCTCGCCAATGTTGGCCTTGGATACATCCACCTCGGCCAACAGGCTACTACGCTTTCGGGCGGTGAAGCGCAGCGTGTCAAACTGGCCGCGGAGCTTTCCAAGCTGGCCACAGGCAAAACACTGTACATTCTCGATGAACCGACCACCGGCCTCCATTTTGAAGATATCCGCATGCTTCTTGGCGTGCTGAACGAACTGGTCAGCCGCGGCAACACGGTGCTGGTGATCGAGCACAATCTCGATGTCATCAAGACGGCTGACTGGGTTATTGATATCGGTCCGGAAGGGGGAGATGACGGCGGCCGCATTATCGCAACGGGAACGCCGGAGCAGGTCGCGAAGACCAAGGGGTCGTACACGGGCGAGCATTTGAGGAAGGTGCTGCAAGGATAG
- a CDS encoding Crp/Fnr family transcriptional regulator, translating to MQHFLSRSQLFSQLDPKALAEVADAAAVRETSRQEMIFFEGEIAHAFYVVGKGKVKIFKMSPDGKEQILMIAGPGDSFAEAALFAGGKYPASAQALEDSTLAVIARDKFVALLGRNPDIAVNLIARLSGLLRKMTALVEELSLTDVTTRLAHYLIGLVSQTPPQAVGYPSGARLPEGRRAERSRSVPDAGTVTITLSEKKAVMASQLGTIPETLSRSFARLTREKVIAIDGPKIEILDLVRLKELAGGE from the coding sequence ATGCAGCACTTCCTCTCCCGTTCTCAACTTTTTTCCCAGCTCGATCCCAAGGCGCTGGCCGAGGTGGCGGATGCGGCTGCCGTGCGCGAGACGTCACGCCAGGAGATGATCTTCTTTGAGGGGGAAATCGCCCATGCCTTCTACGTGGTTGGAAAGGGAAAGGTCAAGATCTTCAAGATGTCCCCCGATGGCAAAGAGCAAATTCTGATGATCGCCGGGCCAGGGGATTCGTTCGCCGAGGCGGCCTTGTTCGCGGGTGGGAAATACCCGGCCTCGGCGCAGGCGCTCGAGGATTCCACTCTGGCGGTAATCGCACGGGATAAGTTTGTGGCTCTCTTGGGGAGAAATCCGGACATTGCAGTCAATCTGATCGCCCGTCTCTCGGGGCTGCTTCGCAAGATGACCGCGCTGGTGGAGGAGTTGTCGCTCACCGATGTTACCACCCGGCTGGCGCATTATTTGATCGGTCTCGTGAGTCAGACCCCACCGCAAGCGGTGGGGTACCCTTCGGGAGCCAGACTGCCGGAAGGGCGTCGCGCTGAGCGGAGTCGAAGCGTGCCCGATGCGGGAACAGTGACAATCACGCTCTCGGAGAAAAAGGCAGTGATGGCGAGCCAGTTAGGGACAATCCCGGAGACGTTGTCACGGTCGTTCGCCAGGCTTACGCGCGAAAAAGTGATCGCGATCGACGGCCCGAAAATTGAGATACTGGACTTGGTCAGGCTAAAGGAGCTGGCGGGGGGAGAGTGA
- a CDS encoding endonuclease — MSEKKNRYTKIIERLFFNHFEKDLSVVRFSRDEIAQIAKSLKIELPKNLGDILYTFRYRAGLPDSIRKRAPEDMSWAIRSVGRSHYEFFLTKLVNIAPNELLAETKIPDATPGIIARYALNDEQGLLAKVRYNRLIDVFTGVVCYSLQSHLRTAIPGMGQVETDEFYVGVDKQGVHYAFPVQGKGGKDKIGVVQIEQDLAMCRAKFPSLICKPIAAQFMKSDVIALFMFEETPDGVRVSNERHYRLVEETELTDADLLTYRKRIGEQSV, encoded by the coding sequence ATGTCAGAAAAGAAGAATCGTTACACAAAGATCATTGAGCGGTTGTTCTTCAACCACTTCGAAAAGGACTTGTCGGTTGTTCGCTTTTCAAGAGACGAAATCGCTCAGATCGCCAAGAGCCTAAAGATCGAATTGCCCAAGAACCTTGGTGATATTCTATACACTTTCCGGTATCGGGCCGGTTTGCCGGACAGCATCAGGAAAAGGGCGCCGGAGGACATGTCTTGGGCCATTCGATCAGTCGGTCGATCTCACTATGAGTTCTTTCTGACCAAACTTGTTAACATTGCACCCAATGAACTTCTCGCCGAGACAAAAATACCAGACGCTACCCCCGGCATTATAGCCAGGTATGCACTAAACGATGAACAAGGTCTTCTCGCGAAGGTCCGGTACAATCGTTTGATTGACGTCTTCACTGGTGTTGTCTGTTACTCACTCCAAAGTCATCTGCGTACGGCTATTCCGGGAATGGGGCAGGTGGAAACGGATGAGTTCTATGTCGGTGTTGACAAGCAGGGCGTTCACTATGCCTTCCCAGTGCAGGGAAAAGGTGGCAAAGACAAAATTGGAGTAGTCCAGATTGAGCAGGACCTCGCGATGTGTCGTGCCAAGTTCCCTTCACTCATCTGCAAACCGATCGCAGCTCAGTTCATGAAAAGCGACGTCATTGCCTTGTTCATGTTTGAGGAGACTCCAGACGGGGTACGCGTTTCAAACGAACGCCATTATAGGTTGGTCGAAGAAACAGAACTGACCGATGCGGACCTGTTGACATACCGCAAGCGAATCGGCGAACAGTCAGTGTAA
- a CDS encoding ECF transporter S component yields the protein MSGAGRQYRFIAHSALYLALAILLPLAFHALGIGGRVFLPMHLPVLLAGFLVGPGSGVVVGLIAPGLSFLLTGMPPTYAVPLMSLELPMYGLVAGITYRRLHLNIYIALVLAMIVGRIMFGLGLFVLGMFMELPYSAATFFSTGGAIVTGLPGIAVQLVLIPIIVAGLNRHRTVDSVR from the coding sequence GTGTCTGGTGCGGGCCGTCAATATCGCTTTATCGCCCACAGCGCCTTATATCTGGCGCTGGCCATCCTGTTACCGTTGGCATTTCACGCGCTCGGGATCGGCGGCAGGGTATTTCTGCCGATGCACCTGCCGGTACTTCTGGCCGGCTTTCTGGTTGGCCCCGGCAGCGGTGTTGTTGTGGGCCTGATTGCCCCCGGACTTTCCTTTTTGCTCACTGGAATGCCGCCAACCTATGCCGTGCCTCTTATGTCGCTCGAACTCCCCATGTACGGTCTGGTCGCCGGCATTACCTACCGCCGCCTGCATCTGAATATCTACATCGCACTCGTTCTGGCCATGATCGTGGGCCGCATCATGTTCGGATTAGGGTTGTTCGTGCTCGGGATGTTTATGGAACTTCCGTACAGCGCAGCGACCTTTTTTTCAACCGGTGGGGCGATTGTCACCGGCCTTCCGGGGATAGCCGTGCAACTGGTTCTGATACCAATTATCGTTGCGGGCTTAAATAGGCACCGGACTGTCGATTCGGTCCGGTGA
- a CDS encoding DNA methyltransferase, producing MARLVQEHMFGATPVRTGRETNKVDCSDGRVHNWYRFVLSFPPHLVRDYLRRFNLDHKSTVLDPFCGTGTTLVEARLNRVMSIGVEVNPIACLATKVKLDWRVNADEMKENSERVAGAALRSIRASGIDDSVLHSKPPAHCRLRTLPEEQMKLLIKNSISPVPLHKVLILREAMERHSESYLLDHYRIALAKALVCGIGNLRFGPEVGLGKVKADVPVVSTWLAEVRTMARDLASLSGSRHARTKVLCCDSRNLSSVIPPTTIDAVITSPPYPNEKDYTRTTRLESVVLGLISSNDELRGMKKDLIRSNTRGVYKGDDDDLLINGNERIEQITTEIERRRISLGKTSGFERLYPRVTKLYFGGMKRHLADLRTVLRPGAKLAYVVGDQASYLQVMIRTGEFLAEIATGLGYKVEAIELFRMRAATASKSELREEILILTWPG from the coding sequence ATGGCAAGACTTGTTCAGGAGCATATGTTTGGTGCAACCCCAGTCCGCACTGGACGCGAGACAAACAAAGTGGATTGCTCGGACGGCAGGGTTCATAACTGGTACAGATTCGTCCTGTCTTTCCCGCCACATCTCGTCCGCGATTATCTCAGACGGTTCAATCTGGATCACAAGAGCACCGTCTTGGATCCTTTTTGTGGCACCGGAACTACTCTCGTTGAGGCCCGGCTGAATCGAGTGATGAGTATTGGGGTTGAGGTGAACCCGATAGCCTGTCTTGCGACCAAGGTAAAGCTCGATTGGCGTGTGAATGCTGACGAAATGAAGGAGAATTCAGAGAGGGTTGCCGGCGCAGCTCTGAGATCAATTCGCGCGTCCGGTATCGATGACAGCGTTCTTCATTCCAAACCGCCTGCTCACTGCAGATTGCGCACCCTCCCCGAAGAGCAGATGAAGCTGCTTATCAAAAACTCGATTAGCCCGGTACCATTGCACAAAGTCTTAATTCTCCGCGAGGCAATGGAGCGACATTCAGAGTCGTATCTCCTGGACCATTATAGAATTGCCCTGGCCAAGGCGCTGGTTTGCGGAATTGGTAATCTGCGTTTTGGGCCGGAGGTCGGACTTGGCAAGGTGAAAGCGGATGTACCCGTCGTCTCCACGTGGTTGGCCGAGGTCCGCACGATGGCGAGAGATTTGGCTAGTCTCAGTGGCAGTAGACACGCGCGTACAAAAGTCCTTTGTTGTGATTCCCGTAATCTCTCTTCTGTGATTCCGCCCACTACCATTGACGCAGTCATAACGTCACCGCCCTATCCCAACGAGAAGGACTATACCCGTACGACCCGCTTGGAGTCTGTTGTTCTTGGGTTGATATCAAGCAACGATGAATTACGTGGGATGAAAAAGGACCTGATCAGATCAAATACGCGCGGAGTTTATAAGGGTGACGATGATGACCTTCTGATCAACGGTAATGAGAGAATCGAGCAAATCACTACCGAGATTGAGCGGCGAAGGATTTCGTTGGGTAAGACATCGGGCTTCGAGAGACTTTATCCCAGGGTTACTAAGCTCTATTTTGGCGGCATGAAGAGGCACCTGGCCGACCTAAGAACGGTGTTGCGCCCGGGTGCAAAACTGGCATATGTTGTCGGCGATCAGGCATCGTACCTTCAAGTGATGATAAGGACCGGTGAGTTCTTGGCTGAGATAGCTACAGGATTGGGCTATAAGGTCGAAGCAATTGAACTCTTTAGGATGAGGGCTGCTACGGCGTCCAAATCAGAGTTGCGTGAAGAGATACTTATACTTACGTGGCCGGGATAG
- a CDS encoding PaeR7I family type II restriction endonuclease — MAILKDVDKRLSGAVSHYWQTRTAQAEKQGASGQKDQGFRSAVTGGAQMDGFSEFVEDLILEAGLSKESVFRKKALELPGYFRPTKEWDILAVDNGQLVLAVELKSQVGPSFGNNFNNRTEEAMGSALDLWTAFREGTFRSATRPWLGYFFLLEDCPKSRTPVRVTEPHFAVFPEFKDASYAQRYEHFCRRIVLEGHYTVASFLMADAAGVEEADIRNRHPTCGLSRLLNHFLPMLRRTQERSSSYDFR; from the coding sequence ATGGCCATTCTGAAGGATGTTGACAAACGCTTGTCAGGTGCGGTTTCGCATTACTGGCAAACAAGGACTGCCCAAGCGGAAAAGCAAGGTGCGTCGGGCCAAAAGGACCAAGGGTTTCGATCGGCGGTCACGGGAGGAGCCCAGATGGATGGCTTCTCTGAATTCGTAGAAGACTTAATTTTGGAAGCTGGCCTTAGTAAAGAGAGCGTTTTTCGGAAGAAGGCTCTCGAGTTACCAGGTTATTTTCGTCCGACAAAGGAGTGGGACATCTTAGCCGTTGACAATGGCCAATTGGTTCTGGCCGTTGAGTTGAAGTCGCAGGTAGGACCTTCTTTCGGAAATAATTTCAATAACAGAACAGAAGAGGCAATGGGCTCTGCGCTTGACCTATGGACTGCATTCCGCGAGGGTACCTTCAGATCAGCCACTCGGCCTTGGCTCGGGTATTTTTTCTTATTAGAGGACTGTCCCAAGTCCAGGACACCTGTTCGAGTTACAGAACCCCATTTCGCGGTTTTCCCTGAGTTCAAAGACGCTTCGTATGCACAAAGGTACGAGCACTTTTGCAGGCGCATAGTTCTTGAAGGCCACTATACGGTAGCTTCCTTTTTAATGGCAGATGCTGCGGGGGTCGAAGAGGCAGATATTCGGAACCGGCATCCGACCTGCGGTTTGAGTCGTTTGCTCAATCACTTTTTGCCCATGTTGCGGCGCACACAGGAAAGATCAAGCAGCTATGACTTCCGTTAG
- a CDS encoding methyltransferase domain-containing protein — MTISLRKYLLTATMHDMHQEFFDRLAAEWDLTFTAEDLERLQHVVNNMPVHRGMQILDLGCGTGILFDMLRRLVGTRGSVTGVDFSMEMAQKAHRNFPFANVHVVDADASELPFGANLFDMAVAFAAFPHFVHQQRALDELHRVLKPGARFYILHLQSSKELAAIHHRVGGAVAKDTLPSAENLRQMFASGQFYDIRIEDHPGLFLASATNAE, encoded by the coding sequence TTGACAATATCGCTCCGCAAATACTTATTGACGGCCACGATGCACGATATGCACCAGGAGTTTTTCGATCGTCTGGCCGCTGAGTGGGATCTTACCTTCACGGCCGAGGACCTGGAGCGCCTTCAGCATGTGGTGAACAACATGCCGGTCCATAGGGGTATGCAGATCCTGGACCTGGGGTGCGGCACCGGTATCCTTTTCGATATGCTGCGGCGACTCGTTGGCACCAGGGGGAGTGTCACGGGGGTAGATTTTTCTATGGAAATGGCGCAAAAGGCGCACAGGAACTTCCCGTTCGCCAACGTGCATGTAGTGGATGCCGATGCCTCCGAACTCCCGTTCGGGGCAAACTTGTTCGACATGGCGGTAGCGTTCGCGGCTTTTCCCCATTTCGTGCACCAGCAACGGGCGCTCGATGAACTGCACCGGGTGTTGAAGCCAGGCGCACGCTTCTATATTCTCCATCTGCAATCGTCAAAGGAACTGGCGGCGATACATCATCGGGTAGGGGGCGCGGTGGCGAAGGACACACTGCCGTCCGCTGAGAACCTGCGCCAGATGTTTGCCTCGGGGCAGTTCTACGACATCCGTATCGAAGACCATCCCGGTCTGTTTCTGGCTTCGGCCACGAACGCCGAGTAG